The following are from one region of the Ignavibacteriota bacterium genome:
- a CDS encoding efflux RND transporter periplasmic adaptor subunit codes for MKKFFKNHFTALTVTSSLVLVSMLNACGEKAQESNPPKTEYTDTVSVEAEVVKLSELNISRSFSGTLEGEEQANIVSKIPERIVGIKVSVGEHIQAGTVMFELDKGGASSQFYQSQAVFLNAQKDYERMKNLFNEGAVSRQALDQTQTGFEVAKANFDAAKNTVEITSPISGVVTAINVNIGEIANPAIVMATVANISRMKAKFNVGESEVPSFYTGQQVQIYSEMNPDVIQSGKIFQLSKSANVQSRTFEMQAIFSNTNDRWFKPGMFCRVNVNLKTKKDARVIPLAAVVKSNNTNGVYLINDNKSYYKTITTGITDGKLIEVVSGLNVGDKIVTLGMNNLKDGTVVVISNN; via the coding sequence ATGAAAAAATTTTTTAAGAATCATTTTACAGCCCTGACAGTAACTTCGTCACTCGTTTTAGTTTCTATGTTAAATGCTTGCGGGGAAAAAGCGCAGGAGAGCAATCCACCCAAAACCGAATATACTGACACAGTATCTGTTGAAGCAGAAGTAGTTAAGTTGAGTGAACTTAACATATCAAGATCGTTTAGTGGTACACTTGAAGGCGAAGAGCAAGCGAACATTGTTTCAAAAATCCCTGAGCGAATTGTGGGAATAAAAGTTAGCGTCGGTGAACATATTCAGGCAGGAACTGTTATGTTCGAACTGGACAAAGGCGGAGCTTCCTCACAATTTTATCAATCGCAGGCTGTTTTTCTTAATGCGCAAAAAGATTATGAAAGAATGAAAAATTTATTCAACGAGGGTGCTGTATCAAGACAAGCATTGGATCAGACTCAAACAGGTTTCGAAGTTGCAAAAGCAAATTTTGATGCCGCAAAGAACACAGTCGAAATTACTTCTCCAATTTCCGGAGTTGTTACTGCAATAAATGTAAACATAGGTGAGATTGCAAACCCTGCGATTGTTATGGCTACAGTAGCAAACATATCAAGAATGAAAGCCAAGTTTAATGTTGGCGAGAGCGAAGTACCAAGTTTTTATACCGGACAACAAGTTCAGATATATTCAGAAATGAATCCTGATGTAATTCAATCAGGAAAAATTTTCCAGCTTTCTAAATCTGCAAATGTTCAATCACGCACATTTGAAATGCAGGCAATCTTTTCAAACACAAATGACAGATGGTTTAAGCCCGGAATGTTTTGCAGGGTAAATGTTAATCTTAAAACTAAGAAAGACGCACGTGTCATTCCCCTCGCTGCAGTCGTGAAATCAAATAACACAAACGGAGTTTATCTGATAAACGATAACAAGTCATACTATAAAACAATAACAACCGGCATCACAGACGGAAAACTTATTGAAGTTGTGTCCGGATTAAACGTCGGAGATAAAATTGTAACTCTCGGGATGAATAATCTTAAAGACGGGACCGTTGTGGTTATTTCAAATAATTAA